A stretch of Lysinibacillus agricola DNA encodes these proteins:
- a CDS encoding dihydroorotate dehydrogenase, with product MSRLNIQLPGLDLKNPIMPASGCFGFGREYAQLYDLSKLGAIMIKATTVETRPGNPTPRVAETAAGMLNAIGLQNPGIEKVMNEELKFLEQYDVPIIANVAGTETEDYVEVAQRISTAPNVKALELNISCPNVKCGGIQFGTDPATARELVKAVKAVSEVPVYVKLSPNVTNIVEIAQAVEAGGADGITMINTLIGMRLDERTGKPVIANGTGGLSGPAVKPVAIRMVYEVYKAVNIPIIGMGGVTEAQDVIDFMSAGASAVAVGTANFVDHFVCPTIIEELPAKLDKLGVEHISEIIGRSHRS from the coding sequence ATGAGTCGTTTAAACATTCAATTACCAGGTTTAGATTTAAAAAATCCAATAATGCCAGCTTCCGGCTGCTTCGGCTTTGGGCGTGAATATGCGCAGCTTTATGATTTATCAAAGCTTGGCGCTATTATGATTAAAGCTACGACTGTGGAAACACGTCCCGGCAATCCAACTCCACGTGTAGCAGAAACAGCAGCAGGGATGTTGAATGCCATTGGTTTACAAAATCCCGGCATTGAAAAAGTAATGAATGAAGAATTGAAGTTTCTAGAACAGTATGATGTGCCAATCATTGCGAATGTTGCCGGTACGGAGACAGAAGATTACGTGGAAGTTGCACAACGCATTTCAACTGCACCAAATGTTAAAGCATTAGAGCTTAACATTTCCTGTCCGAACGTTAAATGTGGTGGTATTCAATTTGGGACAGACCCTGCAACAGCACGCGAGCTAGTTAAAGCTGTAAAAGCTGTTTCTGAAGTGCCTGTATATGTAAAGCTATCACCAAACGTAACGAATATCGTAGAAATTGCACAAGCTGTTGAAGCGGGTGGTGCAGATGGCATTACAATGATTAATACACTAATCGGTATGCGTTTAGACGAGCGTACAGGTAAACCAGTGATTGCTAATGGTACAGGCGGCTTATCTGGTCCTGCAGTAAAACCAGTTGCGATTCGCATGGTTTATGAGGTGTATAAGGCTGTCAATATTCCGATTATTGGGATGGGTGGCGTGACAGAAGCGCAGGATGTTATCGACTTTATGTCGGCTGGTGCATCTGCAGTTGCTGTTGGGACAGCAAACTTTGTCGATCACTTCGTTTGTCCAACTATTATTGAAGAATTACCAGCAAAGCTCGATAAACTAGGAGTAGAGCATATTTCAGAAATTATCGGAAGGAGCCATCGTTCATGA